From the Acidovorax sp. NCPPB 3576 genome, the window TGTTCCCGCTGGAGGCTGTGTGAAAACCCTCTCGCGGCCTGCCGCATGGACCAGTAAAGTCTGTGGGCATCTTGAACACCGGGATCAATATGTCCAGATACATCGAGAGTCAGGACCGGCATCAGGTCACATTGCTGCCGGAGTGCCTGGATGACTTCATTGCACAGGACAACACGGCTCGAATCGTTGATGTCTTCATCAACGAGCTCGACCTGGTGGTCCTGGGGTTCCAAGGTGCAATGCCGGCTGCAACCGGCAGGCCCTCGTACCATCCCGCAGTGCTCCTGAAGCTTTACCTCTACGGCTACCTCAACCGCATCCAGTCCAGTCGCCGGCTGGAGCGTGAGTGCCAGCGCAACGTGGAACTGATGTGGCTGACCGGCCGACTCGCTCCCGACTTCAAGACGATTGCGGACTTCCGGCGCGACAACGGCAAGGGCATCCGCAATGTCTGCCGTCGCTTCGTGATGCTGTGCCGCGAATTGAAGCTGTTCACTGATTCCGTCGTGGCCATCGACGGCAGCAAGTTCAAGGCCGTCAATAGCCGGGAGCGCAACTTCACGCCCGGCAAGATCGAGCGCCGAGAACGCGAACTGGAGGAGAGCATCCAGCGTTACCTCGATGCCTTGGAGACGGCAGACCGGACGCAGCCTGTGGAGATGCAGGCCAAGACCGATCGGCTGCAAGGCAAGATCCAGAAGATGCGCCAACGCCTTCAAGGTCTGCAGGTGATCAAGGCTAAGTTGGAGACCATGCCGGATCGTCAAATCTCCCAGACAGATCCTGATGCGCGCGCCATGACCACCTACAGCGCCAAGGGCACGGCCATGGTGGGCTACAACGTGCAAGCTGCGGTAGACACCAAGAACCATCTCATCGTTGCCCACGAGGTCACGAACAATGGCAGTGACCGGGCGCAACTCAGCCCGATGGCCCTGGCGGCACGCGATGCGATGGGCAAACGCCGCTTGAAGGCCATCGCCGACCGTGGCTACTACAGCGGCCCTGGACTCAAGACTTGCGAGGATGC encodes:
- a CDS encoding IS1182 family transposase, whose amino-acid sequence is MSRYIESQDRHQVTLLPECLDDFIAQDNTARIVDVFINELDLVVLGFQGAMPAATGRPSYHPAVLLKLYLYGYLNRIQSSRRLERECQRNVELMWLTGRLAPDFKTIADFRRDNGKGIRNVCRRFVMLCRELKLFTDSVVAIDGSKFKAVNSRERNFTPGKIERRERELEESIQRYLDALETADRTQPVEMQAKTDRLQGKIQKMRQRLQGLQVIKAKLETMPDRQISQTDPDARAMTTYSAKGTAMVGYNVQAAVDTKNHLIVAHEVTNNGSDRAQLSPMALAARDAMGKRRLKAIADRGYYSGPGLKTCEDAGVAALVPKPMTSNARFEGRFDKTDFIYVARDDEYQCPAGQRAIRRFSREEAGLQISIYWSSACPACAIKAQCTTSQYRRIRRWEHEEVMDKVQQQLDRMPHAMTVRKSTVEHVFGTLKHWMGWTHFLTRGIEKVATEMSLSVLAYNFKRVLRILGFENTMKAMRLSGA